In Janthinobacterium agaricidamnosum NBRC 102515 = DSM 9628, the DNA window CAGCCATGACATCCTGTACGGCATCGAATTCGGCCGGCAAAGCAAGGATGCGACCTCGTACGCGGCCACCACGGTGAAGAGCAATGTATCGATCTTCAACCCGCTGCTGCCGCTGGTCGATCCGGCCGCGCTGGGCGCGCGCAGCAACACCTACGGCACTTACCGGACCAACGCCGCCTACGTGCAGGATGCGATTTCCTTCAATCAAGAATGGAAGGCGCTGGCCGGCTTGCGCTACGACAGCTTCAAGCAGCAATCGCGGCTGCTCAACGCGGCCGGGACCACCACCGCCGACCTGGCGCGCACCGACACCGCCTACAGCCCGCGCGCCGGACTGGTCTGGCAACCGGGCGTCACGCAATCGTATTACGCGTCGTGGAGCCGTTCCTTCCAGCCGAGCGGCGAAACGCTGGCGCTGGCGGCCAGCAATGCCGACCTGGCGCCGGAAACCACCCGCAATACCGAAGTCGGCGCCAAGTACGACTTGTGGAATGGCCGCGCCAACGCCACCGTGTCGCTATTCCGCCTGGAACGCGACAATATCAAGACCACCGATCCGCTGACCAATGCGGTGCTGCCAGTGGGCACCCAGCGCACCGACGGCCTGGAACTGACCTTCAATGCGGACCTGTCCGGCGGCTGGAAAATGCTGGCGGGCTATGCTTACCTGGACGCCACCATCACCGATTCGATCGCGCTCGACAAGAGCGTGAACTTACCGGGTAGCAATATCACCAGCGCGATTCCGGTCAAGGGCAAGCGCGCCACGCTGACTTCGCGCAACACCGCCAACCTGTGGCTGAGCAGGGACCTGGGCCAGGGTTTCACGGTCGGCGGCGGCATGAATGCGATCGGCAGCCGGTTTGCCAATCCGGGCAACAGCGTGGTGCTGCCCGGTTATGTGACGGCCGACGCAATGGCCGCCTACCGCAGCGGCAAGTACGAAATTCAGCTGAACCTGAATAATATCGGCAACGCCGGCTACATCGTTTCCGGCCACGGTTCCAGCCCCAACCTGAGCTTGCCGGGCGCGCCGCGCAACGCGGCGCTGACCTTGCGCTACAGCCTGTAACAGCCAGTTACGCTGGCGCGTAGTGGTGACGACTCGCGGCCAAGTTGTCACCATGCACCGAAAGTTATCAGAGATAAATTTGGTCGATTACTTCAATGCATGGGCCGGCAGACGTAAAATAGCCTGTCAAGGAGATCATCATGCACGAAATTTCATCAAGTAAATTAATGGCAATTATTGCCGCGCAAGTCAGGCTGGTCAGCCTCGGCAACGACCTGAGCGCGGTGATGGATACCGCGTCGGCAACCGCGGTCGAACTGACCGGGGCCGACGGCGCGGTGGTCGAACTGCTGGAAGGCGACGACATCGTCTACCGTTCCGCCTGCGGCCTGGCCGAACCCCAACTGGGCTTGCGCATGCCGGTGGCAAACAGCCTGTCCGGCTTTTGCCTGAGCAATCAGAGCGCCGCCATCTGCAGCGACAGTGAAACGGATAGCCGGGTCAACCGGGAAGCCTGCCGCAAGGTCGGACTGCGGGCGATGGTGATCGTGCCATTGATTGCGGATGGCCAGGCAATTGCCGTCATGAAATTAGTATGGACCGCGCCGCGCGCCTTCGAACAGGGCGAAGCCGACATCGCGCAGTTGCTGGCGAACATGACCGCGGTGCTGATGCAGCGCGCGGCGCTGGAAGGCCCGGACATTCTGCGGCAGCGCCTGACGCTGGATGAGGAAACCGGCACCCCGAACCGATCCTTCTTCCATGAACAGTTGCAAGCGAAGCTGGCCCCGGGCAAGGCCGACAGCGGCCCCACGGCGATTGCCCTGTTCCGCATCGAAGGCCTGGACAGCTTGCGCGGCAAGGCTGGCGACGAGATGCCCGCGATGCTGCTGGAAATTTCACGCCGGATCGAACGCGAGTGCCGCGTCGGCGACATCGTCGCGCGCACCGGCGCCGATGAGTTCTCCGTCCTGCTCAGCATGGCGGCGCGGCGCTCGATCGTGACCAGCCAGGTGCACCGCATCAGCCAGGCCATCATTTCCGAGCCATTGAGACTGCGCCAGGAACTCGGCCTGGACATAAAAAGCCGGCTGACGCTGCGCGCTGGCAGCGCCCTGTTTCCGGAAGACGGCCGCTCCGCCGCCGCGCTGGTGCAATCGGCCCGTGTCGTACTGGGCAATGATGCGCTCAACATGGAGCTGCGGGTGCGCTCTCAATGAATGGTTGAGCCGCCACAAATTAACCCAGCAATGGGGGAACCAGCAGCGCCATGCTCCAGTCTACTTTCCATGGCACACGTGGCCTCGGTACGCCTGGCAATCTGTCCAGGCGTTTTCAAGCGTCATTCTTGATGGAGAGGACATGGACGGCAAGCACGCCTCTGAAAATCCGGCATTTTTGATCGGCCCGACCGGGAAAATCACCACCTGGAACGCGGCCTGCCACGCGGCGCTCGGTTATACCGAGCTGGAGGTATTGCACCAGCCGCTGCACACCCTACTCAAAAGCAACGATCAAGACCCCCTTGCCCGCCGCCTGCAGCGGCCGCCGCAGCAGGCGGAAGAGCTCGACCTCGAGCTGTGGCATGCCGACGGCCATCCGCTGCCGTCGCGGCTGGCCTT includes these proteins:
- a CDS encoding TonB-dependent receptor is translated as MQLRIKPGVIAIVGAFSLGVILPGAARAQEVMPTVQVTGAKDGNDGYAARSSASGTKTEMALRDVPQTINVVPAAVIRDQHATSLQDIMKNIPGVGLSTGDGQRDQVFIRGFTAIGDQFVDGFRDDALYFRDLSNVERLEVVKGPAAVLYGRGSSGGLVNRVTKKPGIDINDVSLSLASHAGKRGEIDFGRAGDAASWRLTGATEHADSYRDQQFLNRSALAPSVSLRVSADTKVLLQADYLEDRRLTDFGIPAYQGRPVDVDPATYYGAANARDADYSQSRVVSTSATVTHKIDSTLSLRNASRYYNYHLDRNNTNISGNVNQLAGTMTLAHAKLNRDEHGWFNQTELTQKLGLGDTSHDILYGIEFGRQSKDATSYAATTVKSNVSIFNPLLPLVDPAALGARSNTYGTYRTNAAYVQDAISFNQEWKALAGLRYDSFKQQSRLLNAAGTTTADLARTDTAYSPRAGLVWQPGVTQSYYASWSRSFQPSGETLALAASNADLAPETTRNTEVGAKYDLWNGRANATVSLFRLERDNIKTTDPLTNAVLPVGTQRTDGLELTFNADLSGGWKMLAGYAYLDATITDSIALDKSVNLPGSNITSAIPVKGKRATLTSRNTANLWLSRDLGQGFTVGGGMNAIGSRFANPGNSVVLPGYVTADAMAAYRSGKYEIQLNLNNIGNAGYIVSGHGSSPNLSLPGAPRNAALTLRYSL
- a CDS encoding sensor domain-containing diguanylate cyclase; translation: MAIIAAQVRLVSLGNDLSAVMDTASATAVELTGADGAVVELLEGDDIVYRSACGLAEPQLGLRMPVANSLSGFCLSNQSAAICSDSETDSRVNREACRKVGLRAMVIVPLIADGQAIAVMKLVWTAPRAFEQGEADIAQLLANMTAVLMQRAALEGPDILRQRLTLDEETGTPNRSFFHEQLQAKLAPGKADSGPTAIALFRIEGLDSLRGKAGDEMPAMLLEISRRIERECRVGDIVARTGADEFSVLLSMAARRSIVTSQVHRISQAIISEPLRLRQELGLDIKSRLTLRAGSALFPEDGRSAAALVQSARVVLGNDALNMELRVRSQ